The following are encoded together in the Vanrija pseudolonga chromosome 7, complete sequence genome:
- the SORCN gene encoding Sorcin, with protein MSFLGRPSAGDSPFAIGDRAMRDTSSPQPPHQKNPQPRNPQPPGAAYMATPSPYGSVSDEARRRYEERYAKKRAEDDAKRRQEEDEARRAQNLPPQQGGGGYGPPPPQAWGQPQSHSPSTPQRQPTAPQHQGSYHQPPPPQQGYGQQPPPQQQYHARPPPQQQYSRPPPQHQQSQGPPPQQQYAQPPPRLDSAPGYAGSPQRQYSQAPPPNQQGAALSAAQRAQSPQNYGAPQQRYESPPPNAFAAHHNAPVGSPSPASTQPQRDPRLEQQRYSGGSQYAQQAQTQQQAYSGYTSPPPPQQQQQQAAPPPQQQQQQQYQQQAPPPQQQQQRPPPQQVSPAPPPAASPEDELETLFNQFDSSRTGQLNSWDLQRLLEKDATMEAREDCVKMLMSIFDTDRSGSINFMEFEGLYRYIQDWHGIFRRFDQDNSGLIDRRELHAALQGFGFSLPSDMVRKLEKRFAPPPKAGEERGKGISFDRFLMACVTVKHYTEAFRRYDPNNTGTATMDYHAFMDIVMEAPS; from the exons ATGTCCTTCCTTGGCAGGCCTTCTGCTGGCGATTCTCCCTTTGCCATTGGTGACCGTGCCATGCGCGACACTTCTtctcctcaacctcctcatcAGAAAAACCCACAACCACGCAACCCACAGCCTCCAGGTGCTGCATACATGGCCACCCCATCCCCTTACGGCTCGGTCAGCGACGAGGCACGTCGCCGATACGAGGAGCGATACGCAAAGAAGCGCGCAGAGGACGATGCAAAGCGCCGTCAAGAGGAAGACgaagcacgccgcgctcagaaccttcctcctcagcaaggcggcggcggatacggccctccccctcctcaaGCATGGGGTCAGCCTCAGTCACACTCGCCAtccacgccgcagcgccagccCACCGCTCCGCAGCACCAGGGGAGCTATCACcagccccctcctcctcaacagGGCTATGGTCAGCAGCCGCCCCCTCAACAACAATACcacgctcgccctcctcctcagcaaCAATActcgcgtcctcctccccagcACCAGCAATCGCAGGGCCCACCTCCTCAACAGCAGTATGCGCAGCCCCCGCCTAGGCTGGATTCGGCGCCAGGCTATGCCGGATCGCCGCAGCGACAGTACTCGCAGGCCCCACCACCGAACCAGCAGGGCGCAGCTCTGAGCGCTGCTCAACGCGCCCAGTCCCCGCAAAACTACGGTGCGCCCCAGCAGCGGTACGAgtcgccaccaccaaacGCATTCGCGGCCCATCACAACGCTCCCGTtggctcgccatcgccggcctcgactcAGCCCCAGCGTGACCCTCGtcttgagcagcagcggtaCTCTGGAGGATCTCAGTACGCCCAGCAGGCTCAGACTCAGCAGCAGGCGTACAGCGGCTacacgtcgccgccgcctccccagcagcagcagcagcaggccgcgcCTCCCCctcagcaacagcagcagcagcagtaccagcagcaggctccgccaccccagcagcagcagcaacgtcCTCCGCCGCAGCAAGTGTCGCCCGCGCCCCCACCAGCTGCTTCCCccgaggatgagctcgagaCCTT GTTCAACCAGTTCGACTCGTCGCGAACAGGCCAGCTCAACTCGTGGGATCTGCAGCGACTGCTCGAGAAGGATGCGACGATGGAGGCACGCGAGGACTGCGTCAAAATG CTCATGAGCATCTTCGACACGGACCGCAGCGGCTCGATCAACTTTATGGAGTTTGAGGGCCTGTACCGGTACATCCAAGACTGGCACGGCATCTTCCGCCGGTTCGACCAGGACAATTCTGGCCTGATtgaccgccgcgagctgcacgccgcaCTGCAAGGCTTTGGCTTCTCGCTCCCCTCTGACATGGTCcgcaagctcgagaagcgcttcgctcccccacccaaggctggcgaggagcgcggcaagGGCATTAGCTTTGACCGCTTCTTGATGGCGTGTGTCACTGTCAAGCACTATACGGAAGCCTTCCGGCGCTACGACCCCAACAACACTggcacggcgacgatggACTACCATGCGTTT ATGGACATTGTCATGGAGGCGCCAAGctag
- the rpl901 gene encoding 60S ribosomal protein L9-A: MKDLSSVETLAIPADVTVKVKARTITVTGPRGTLTKNVGHVAMDIQIVGQKVTFTVWHGGRKHVACLRTIKSAVENMITGVTKGFLYKMKLVYAHFPINAIPAADGASIQIRNFLGEKIVRDCPMLEGVKVSLSDIKDELIIQGNDIEKVSQSAASITDKTRVKEKDIRKFLDGVYISERTNVVQDE, encoded by the exons ATGAAGGACCTTTCTTCGGTCGAGACCCTCgccatccccgccgacgtgACCGTCAAGGTCAAGGCCCGCACCATCACCGTCACCGGTCCCCGCGGTACCCTCACCAAGAACGTTGGCCACGTCGCCATGGACATCCAGATT GTCGGCCAGAAGGTCACCTTCACTGTCTGGCACGGTGGCCGCAAGCACGTTGCTTGCCTCCGCACCATCAAGTCGGCTGTTGAGAACATGATCACCGGTGTCACCAAGGGCTTCCTCTACAAGATGAAGCTCGTCTACGCCCATTTCCCCATCAACGCCATCcccgctgccgacggcgcctCGATCCAGATCCGCAACTTCCTCGGCGAGAAGATCGTCCGTGACTGCCCCAtgctcgagggcgtcaaggTCTCCCTCTCGGAcatcaaggacgagctcatcATCCAGGGCAACGACATTGAGAAGGTCTCCCAGTCGGCTGCTTCCATCACCGACAAGACCCGCGTCAAGGAGAAGGATATCCGCAAGTTCTTGGACGGCGTGTACATCTCCGAGCGCACCAACGTCGTTCAGGACGAGTAG
- the SPAC1F5.06 gene encoding Heat shock protein 70 lhs1, translating to MRLTRSLLLIVALLLPAVQAALLAIDYGAEFTKLSLVKPGHPFDVLLDRDSKRKISSVVSWKRDERVFGQEAKMAAVRFPDTHFPYVKHLLASESAPQLPIFPQPPVVTEDGVLIFPHPKAPSHISPQPDSHGEVWTPTALLAHQLAYYRGLAEESAEESVTQVVVTVPAWWTQAQRRAYRDALELQGLTCLAMIGEGTGVGLNYAMTRTFPNYDVETGEGEREIHVVYDSGALSTSATVLSFYQTSYAPSPRSKMLINTTHIDVLGVGYLDIGGIHLDIAVRDIIIDKFIAKTGRKDVKNDARAIAKLTKEAVRVKNILSANQEAQISIESVFDDIDFRSSITRAELEKTIAPERKQFLTPLRSALKSAGVSFNDVKSVILFGGNTRVPFVQSAVKSILPSEDLIAQNVNSDEAAVLGAAFYGAGLTRQFKMKQIEILERSVYDISIKGGEVVFPVGTKLGERKSLLLAPKDEITLEFTQSGEPVSIATVLDIKDALANYTAPSPVVNVTLRLDARGIFSVANAALVSNETEPATNGGVAGALKGLFGKKEETTTEAADATETDADADGDESAAAAENKTEAVPAKKKTPRVALKVREKPVGYKPLTKEEKRVTRERLASIATFESAMKARAEARNMLEGYLYRLQNLLSDDAENRAVHEFAKPEERKILSKLVEDTFEWLHDHAEDADVKTLLAKRTALETIESPIVVRFKESQTRGPAIDNFQQAMFAGRHFLVEASKNRTAALEAVANAPADKPAAPPKFTQEELDEVKNMLKDYETWMDGLMEQQVPLEQDKTADPVIFTAELDERGKRLQAHVLKLEAKRQPRAPRPPRPSSSTSAAAEEETGKAEEQAEEEEKKDEKVEHDEL from the exons ATGAGGCTCACACGCAGTCTCCTGCTCATCGTGGCGCTCCTGCTCCCAGCAGTACAGGCCGCactcctcgccatcgactATGGAGCAGAGTTTACAAAACTCTCCCTCGTCAAGCCAGGCCACCCCTTTGACGTGCTGCTGGACCGCGATTCAAAGCGCAAGATCAGCTCGGTCGTCAGCTGGAAGCGCGATGAGCGCGTGTTTGGACAAGAGGCCAAGATGGCG GCCGTCCGTTTCCCGGATACACACTTTCCCTACGTCAAGCACCTGCTTGCGTCCGAGTCGGCTCCCCAGCTCCCGATCTTCCCCCAGCCCCCCGTCGTGACAGAAGACGGCGTCCTCATCTTCCCCCACCCCAAGGCGCCGAGCCACATCTCGCCCCAGCCCGACTCGCACGGCGAGGTCTGGACACCGACTGCCCTGCTCGCCCACCAGCTCGCGTACTACCGCGGCCTGGCCGAGgagagcgccgaggagagcgtgacccaggtcgtcgtcaccgtccCCGCGTGGTGGACGCaggcccagcgccgcgcctACCGcgatgccctcgagctccagGGCCTCACCTGCCTCGCCATGATTGGCGAGGGAACTGGTGTCGGCCTGAACTACGCCATGACTCGCACCTTCCCCAACTACGACGTCGAGACTGGCGAGGGAGAGCGTGAGATCCACGTCGTATACGACTCGGGCGCGCTCTCAACTTCCGCTACCGTCCTCTCCTTCTACCAGACTTCgtacgcgccgtcgcccaggtCCAAGATGCTCATCAACACGACCCACATTGAtgttctcggcgtcggatATCTCGACATTGGCGGTATCCACCTCGACATCGCGGTGCGCGACATTATCATTGACAAGTTCATCGCCAAGACTGGCCGCAAGGACGTCAAGAACGACGCCCGCGCCATCGCCAAGCTTACCAAGGAGGCCGTCCGTGTGAAGAACATCCTCAGCGCCAACCAGGAGGCCCAGATTTCGATCGAGTCGGTCTTTGACGACATTGACTTCCGTTCGTCAAtcacccgcgccgagctcgagaagacTATTGCTCCCGAAAGGAAGCAGTTCCTCACTCCGCTCCGTAGCGCTCTCAAGTCGGCTGGTGTCTCGTTCAATGACGTCAAGTCGGTCATCCTGTTCGGCGGCAACACCCGTGTGCCGTTTGTTCAGTCGGCCGTCAAGTCGATCCTCCCCTCCGAGGACCTCATCGCCCAGAACGTCaacagcgacgaggccgccgtccTTGGTGCCGCCTTCTATGGCGCTGGTCTTACCCGCCAGTTCAAGATGAAGCAGATTGAGATCCTCGAGCGCAGCGTGTACGACATCTCGatcaagggcggcgaggtcgtcttCCCTGTCGgcaccaagctcggcgagcgcaagtcgctcctccttgccccCAAGGACGAGATCACGCTCGAGTTCACCCAGTCTGGCGAGCCCGTCTCGATCGCTACCGTTCTTGACATCAAGGACGCGCTTGCCAACTATACCGCTCCCTCGCCCGTTGTCAATGTCActctccgcctcgacgcccgcggCATCTTCAGCGTCGCCAACGCTGCCCTCGTGTCCAACGAGACTGAGCCAGCTACCAACGGCGGTGTCGCCGGTGCCCTCAAGGGGCTCTTcggcaagaaggaggagacCACTAccgaggctgccgacgcTACCGAGACggacgctgacgccgacggcgacgagtctgctgccgctgccgagaaCAAGACCGAGGCCGTCCCcgccaagaagaagacgcCCCGTGTCGCCCTCAAGGTCCGCGAGAAGCCCGTTGGCTACAAGCCCTtgaccaaggaggagaagcgtGTCACTCGCGAGCGTCTGGCGTCGATCGCGACTTTTGAGAGCGCCATGAAGGCCCGCGCGGAGGCTCGCAACATGCTCGAGGGCTACCTCTACCGTTTGCAGAACCTGCTGTCGGACGACGCGGAAAACCGCGCTGTCCACGAGTTTGCCAAGCCTGAGGAACGCAAGATCCTGTCCAAGCTTGTCGAGGACACTTTTGAGTGGCtccacgaccacgccgaggacgccgatgTCAAGACTCTTCTGGCCAAGCGCACTGCGCTCGAGACGATCGAGAGCCCCATCGTTGTGCGCTTCAAGGAGAGCCAGACCCGCGGCCCTGCGATCGACAACTTCCAGCAGGCCATGTTTGCCGGCCGCCACTTCCTTGTGGAGGCGTCCAAGAAccgcacggcggcgctcgaggccgtggcCAACGCCCCCGCGGACAAGCCGGCGGCGCCCCCCAAGTTCACGCAGGAGGAGCTGGACGAGGTCAAGAACATGCTCAAGGACTACGAGACGTGGATGGACGGCCTCATGGAGCAACAGGTGCCCCTCGAGCAGGACAAGACGGCCGACCCGGTCATCTTcaccgccgagctcgatgagcGGGGCAAGCGCCTCCAGGCGCAcgtcctcaagctcgaggcaAAGAGGCAGCCTCGCGCCCCCCGGCCACCGCGaccaagcagcagcacaagtgctgcggccgaggaggagacgggcAAGGCTgaggagcaggccgaggaggaggagaagaaggacgagaaggtcgagcacgacgagcttTAG
- the sec14 gene encoding Sec14 cytosolic factor, whose protein sequence is MSAPAKDPLSGHPGHLDEHQTQTLADFRKILSEEGLIPADLDEAIKKIGYNRFDDATLLRFLRARKFDIPKAKLMWENNEKWRKDFGTDEIALNGFDYPEAAAVDQYYPQFYHKTDKEGRPVYIEQLGKIDINALYKLTTQERQLKHLVDGYERFLSHYLPASSEVVGHKVETSCTILDLNNAGISTFYKVKDYVSAASTIGQNNYPETMGFMFIINAPYLFSTVWGLVKPWLDEATQRKIHILGKGYKTELLNYIDAANLPKNLGGTCECPGGCSLSDAGPWHNQVTLKNGDGAVAPAA, encoded by the exons ATGTCT GCCCCCGCAAAGGACCCTCTCTCCGGCCACCCCGGTCACCT TGACGAGCACCAGACCCAGACGCTCGCCGACTTCCGCAAGATCCTCAGCGAGGAGGGCTTGatccccgccgacctcgacgaggccatcaagAAGATTGGCTACAACCGCTTCGACGATGCTACCCTCCTCCGCTTCCTCCGCGCCCGCAAGTTTGACAtccccaaggccaagctcatGTGGGAGAACAACGAGAAGTGGCGCAAGGACTTTGGCACCGACGAGATCGCTCT GAACGGCTTCGACTACcccgaggctgccgccgtcgaccagTACTACCCCCAGTTCTACCACAAGACGGACAAGGAGGGACGACCTGTCTACAttgagcagctcggcaaGATCGACATCAACGCCCTGTACAAGCTCACCACCCAGGAGCGCCAGCTcaagcacctcgtcgacggctACGAGCGCTTCCTGTCGCACTACCTCCCCGCGTCGTCCGAGGTTGTCGGCCACAAGGTCGAGACGTCGTGCaccatcctcgacctcaacaACGCTGGTATCTCGACCTTCTACAAGGTCAAGGACTAcgtctcggccgcgtccACGATCGGCCAGAACAACTACCCCGAGACCATGGGTTTCATGTTCATCATCAACGCGCCCTACCTCTTCTCCACAGTCTGGGGTCTTGTCAAGCcctggctcgacgaggctACCCAGCGCAAGATTCACATTCTCGGCAAGGGCTACAAGACTGAGCTGCTCAACTACATCGACGCGGCCAACCTCCCCAAGAACCTGGGTGGCACCTGCGAGTGCCCCGGCGGCTGCTCTCTCTCGGACGCCGGACCTTGGCACAACCAGGTCACGCTCAAGAACGGTGACGGCGCTGTTGCGCCGGCGGCTTAa
- the BNA3 gene encoding putative kynurenine--oxoglutarate transaminase BNA3 gives MLPRSSLGPRLRSALAAAPRHAVVAPAAATRLPIFTRSTARTFHTTSTMATSKDAVIPQADRMFEGGTHKLDVWSIFTPANVPPDAINLGQGFMNWAPAEWIRKQAHDAMDNDVMANHYAHPRGRPRLLKAISKHYSPTFENLAKEGRELKAEEIVVTAGANGGTYAALLAHLQPGDEVICIEPFFDQYYASIVFNGGKPVFVPLHPPKEGSGNSTGNDWTIDFDEYRAAFTPKTKAVIINTPHNPVGKVFSRDELLKFAEICIEKDVLVIADEVYDCMVYDDKEHVRIGGLPGMWERTLTVGSAGKSFAATGWRVGWLIGPPALTAATLAAHSRVVFCTSAPMQEAVAIGLEGAEEHKFFETQLQEYEERRDVLLSYFDKLGLPYTRPDGSYFVLVDMSKVKVPDDFEVPATCQGRGKDFKLCWWLAQEIKVVGIPPSEFYSKEHEHIGERFARFAFCKDTELLHRAGERLLRLKEFIH, from the exons ATGCTCCCCCGCTCCTCCCTCGGACCCCGCCTCCGctctgccctcgccgccgcgccgcgccacgccgtcgtcgcccccgccgctgctacTCGTCTACCTATTTTCACCCGCTCCACCGCTCGCACCTTccacaccacctccaccatgGCTACCTCCAAGGACGCCGTCATCCCCCAGGCCGACCGCATGTTCGAGGGCGGAACCCACAAGCTCGATGTGTGGTCCATCTTCAC CCCCGCCAACGTCCCCCCCGATGCCATCAACCTCGGCCAGGGCTTCATGAACTGGGCGCCGGCCGAGTGGATCCGCAAGCAGGCCCACGATGCCATGGACAACGACGTGATGGCCAACCACTACGCTCACCCCCGTGGCCGTCCCCGCCTCCTCAAGGCCATCAGCAAGCACTACTCGCCCACTTTCGAGaacctcgccaaggagggccgcgagctcAAGGCTGAGGAGATTGTCGTGACCGCCGGTGCCAACGGAG GCACCtacgccgccctcctcgcccacctgcAGCCCGGAGACGAGGTCATCTGCATCGAGCCCTTCTTCGACCAGTACTACGCCTCGATCGTCTTcaacggcggcaagcccgTCTTTGTTCCGCTCCATCCGCCCAAGGAGGGCTCGGGCAACTCGACCGGCAACGACTGGACGatcgactttgacgagtACCGTGCGGCCTTCACGCCCAAGACCAAGGCTGTCATCATCAACACGCCGCACAACCCCGTCGGCAAGGTCTTCTCGCGggacgagctgctcaagtTTGCCGAGATCTGTATCGAGAAGGACGTTctcgtcatcgccgacgaggtctACGACTGCATGGTgtacgacgacaaggagcaCGTCCGTATCGGTGGTCTCCCCGGCATGTGGGAGCGCACTCTGACTGTCGGCTCGGCTGGCAAGTCGTTCGCCGCGACCGGCTGGCGTGTGGGATGGCTCATTGGCCCTCCCGCGCTCACtgccgccacgctcgccgcgcactcGCGTGTTGTGTTCTGCACCAGCGCGCCCATGCAGGAGGCGGTCGCcatcggcctcgagggcgccgaggagcacaAGTTCTTCGAGACCCAGCTCCAGGAGtacgaggagcgccgcgacgtccTCCTGTCCTACTTtgacaagctcggcctccccTACACCCGCCCGGACGGCTCGTACtttgtcctcgtcgacatgtCCAAGGTCAAGGTGCCCGATGACTTTGAGGTCCCCGCGACGTGCCAGGGCCGCGGCAAGGACTTCAAGCTCTGCTGGTGGCTCGCCCAGGAGATCAAGGTCGTCGGTATCCCCCCCTCCGAGTTCTACTCcaaggagcacgagcacatTGGCGAGCGCTTTGCCCGCTTCGCCTTCTGCAAGGACACGGAGCTCCTccaccgcgccggcgagcgcctcctccgcctcaaGGAGTTCATCCACTAA
- the VCX1 gene encoding Vacuolar calcium ion transporter, giving the protein MATPAPNAAATPPLVSTPGPASPRDSLNLAAMTSSDSSGPRKRPTRKVTLDLDANGGAGFERPTRTSTSRQSSRRRTDPDAGPLQRVTTALFTPDKPVGKSPGYVQSVKACLFSSWVNVLLVFIPIGWALHFVKHSNSKISDTAVFITNFIAIIPLAGLLGFTTEEVAMRLGQTLGGLLNATLGNAVELIVAILALIKCELTVVQSSLVGSILSNLLLVLGMCFFAGGIRFAEQSMKSTAAQLNSSLLLIAVLAVLVPSAFHFSVKVTPSGDGVALTSKEEAEDILSMSHGVAILLLLLYIGYLIFQMWTHANLYDDAEEVVPSTQYHESVSNAPGRVANKVRGIIHRKKTDEETLDSEGKSSAIAVNNTSNADPEAALPVTAEPEQEDDEEEEEEEEPQMNMITTIIAMVIITVIIGVTAEFLVSSINGLTEAHPSLSQEWVGLILLPIVGNAAEHFTAVSVAVKDKLDLSISVAVGSSIQIALFVIPVIQLLAWTLGKPLTLLFDPFESLVLFFSVIIVNQTLADGRSNWMEGVVLMFFYVLLAVAFWFYPGTDIALFTCT; this is encoded by the exons atggccacgcccgcccccaaCGCCGCAGCAACACCGCCGCTCGTGTCCACGCCTGGCCCGGCAAGCCCGCGCGACTCGCTCAACCTCGCGGCCATGACGAGCTCCGACTCGTCGGGGCCACGCAAGCGCCCCACGCGCAAGgtcacgctcgacctcgacgcaaacggcggcgcgggcttcGAGCGGCCGACACgtacctcgacctcgaggcagagctcgcgccgccgcaccgaTCCCGACGCCGGGCCGCTGCAGCGCGTCACGACCGCGCTCTTCACGCCTGATAAGCCCGTCGGCAAGTCGCCCGGCTACGTGCAGAGCGTCAAGGCTTGTCTGTTCAGCTCTTGGGT CAATGTCCTACTCGTGTTCATCCCCATCGGCTGGGCCCTCCACTTTGTAAAGCACTCAAACTCCAAGATCTCGGACACGGCCGTCTTCATCACAAACTTCATCGCCATCATTCCTCTGGCCGGCCTGCTGGGCTTCACCACTGAGGAGGTGGCGATGCGTCTCGGCCAGACCCTCGGCGGCTTGCTCAACGCTACGCTCGGCAATGCCGTCGAACTGAttgtcgccatcctcgcgctcatcaagTGTGAGCTTACCGTCGTGCAGTCGTCGCTCGTTGGGTCCATCCTCTCCAacctccttctcgtcctcggcatgtGCTTCTTCGCCGGTGGTATCCGCTTCGCTGAGCAGTCGATGAAGTCGACCGCGGCCCAGCTCAACTCGTCGCTCTTGCTCATTGCTGTGCTCGCCGTTCTTGTCCCCTCGGCTTTCCACTTCTCGGTCAAGGTCACACCCTCGGGTGATGGCGTCGCCCTCACAtccaaggaggaggccgaaGACATCCTCTCCATGAGCCACGGTGTCGCcatcctccttctcctcctctaCATCGGCTACCTCATCTTCCAGATGTGGACCCACGCCAACCTGTacgacgatgccgaggaggtcgttcCTTCGACCCAGTACCACGAAAGCGTGTCCAACGCCCCGGGCCGCGTCGCCAACAAGGTCAGGGGCATCATCCACCGCAAGAAGACGGACGAGGAAACTCTCGACTCGGAGGGCAAGTCGTCGGCCATTGCAGTCAACAACACCTCGAatgccgaccccgaggctgCCCTTCCCGTCACTGCCGAGCCAGAGCAGgaagatgacgaggaggaggaggaggaggaggagccccAGATGAACATGATCACCACCATCATCGCCATGGTCATCATCACGGTCATCATCGGTGTCACTGCTGAGTTCCTCGTCTCGTCGATCAACGGTCTTACCGAGGCCCACCCTAGCCTGTCGCAGGAGTGGGTCGGTCTCATCCTGCTGCCCATTGTCGGTAACGCTGCCGAGCACTTTACCGCCGTCTCGGTCGCGgtcaaggacaagctcgacctgTCGATCTCCGTTGCCGTCGGTTCCAGTATCCAGATTGCCCTGTTTGTCATCCCTGTCATCCAGCTGCTCGCCTGGACGCTTGGCAAGCCCCTCACCCTGCTCTTTGACC CCTTCGAGTCTctcgtcctcttcttcaGTGTCATCATCGTCAACCAGACACTAGCCGATGGTCGCTCCAA CTGGATGGAAGGCGTGGTCCTCATGTTCTTCTACGTTCTCCTCGCGGTCGCCTTCTGGTTCTACCCGGGCACGGACATCGCGTTGTTTACTTGCACGTAA